Genomic segment of bacterium:
TGCCCAAGGTTGGTATTACGACGAAGGCGACCCTGAATATGCCAATATTCGCATTTGGACAACTCACGCAGCTCAGTGGGGACAAATCTATGCGGCCGTTTATTCTCGTGAGCCCTTGCGCGAACTCATGACACTAATACTTAGTGCGCATTTTGCAGTGAATCTTGATCGCGTTGATTTCTCATATAGTCGCTACGGACATCTTGGCATTGAAAAATATTGGTCTGTGATTCGCAATCAGTCATTGGGTAATTTTCGCGAACTTGCTTGGGCCATGTTTTACGACCCAGCCATGAACGTTTGGCTTGATAACAAAGATAACCACGCCGGAAATCCAAATCAGAACTTTGCACGTGAGCTACTTGAATTATTTATTCTCGGCGCAATCGACCCAGTTTCAAAGTTACCCAACTACGACGAGCGCAGCATTGTCCCAGCGACAGCATTTGTGAGCGGATTTTACGAAGATATAGCTTTCGACCCACTCTATGGAAAAATGGTGATGGGCATTAACTATGAAAATTTAATCCACGACCAGAGTATTTACGAAATATTCCCCGGGGTGGCTGGCGCCTGGGCGAATCAGAGTTTCACCCCACGGGGTTTTCTGGATCACGTCCTCTTCAACCATCCAGGCTCGAAGCGCTACATCGCGGAACGCATCGCTGGTCAATTACTCTACCCAGGCTTACCAGAAACTGTCGTGGGACCACTCAGTGAAACATTAAAAAACTCAAACTACGATCTCAAGGCCCTACTTAAACAAACGCTCAAATCAAGCGCAATGTTTTCCACCGCGGCAAAAGATCCCTGCATCACTTCGCCACTAATTCAGTTTATTAGCTTAGCTCGCAGACTCTACCCGCAACAGTTGGCACAAACCGGGGAGAACTTAGATAAATCTCGTTGGCTCTTACAAGGTTTAGTCGAAATGGCTGGCCAGGCTGGACAATACCTTTTCGAGCCACCTTCGGTTTTTGCCTGGAAAGGTAGTTGTAATATCAATCGCGCTGGATCGATCTCACGCGGAGAAGGTTGGATTAGTTCACAAAAAGTTCTCAACCGCTCACGCGCCTGCGGCGAGATGATCGATTCCCTCAACTGGTATGATGCAGACCTCAGACAAACCCTCGGCCTGACGCTAAATATGTCCCCACTAGAAGTAGTCAGGAAAGTTGCCACTACGGTTTATGGCATTAGCTTATTACCCCAAGAAGAGGCGCAGTTAACGCGCTATTTAACAATCTGGGTTAACGATCAAGGACAAGAAGAGCCGCTCGATTTAATGCTCGATGAGGAATGGTACATCAGGAGCAAGATCGCTCGATTGGTTTGTCTACTTGGAGAATTGAAGGAGAGTAATTTAAGATAATGGCAGCATATAAGACTTTGCAAAAAAATCTCCCGATGCTTTCTCGGAGAAGCTTCCTCCAAGCTTCAAGTGCTCTTACGCTCGGAGCAGCACTTTGCCCACGCTTACTCCTGGCACAAAGTAACGGTGGGGGCACTGGCAAGAATGTCATTGTGATCAACCTCTATGGTGGGATCGATGGTGTTGGAGCATTCCCCTTCTATGAAGGGCAGAATGCAAATTTACTGCGTGATGTCCTACGACCGACCTTGCATACCCCACTCGATCAGATTATCCCCCACGTTGGACAAAATGGGCTGGCAAATAAAATCGGCTTTCACCCGGCTTGGCAAGAGTTGACTAATGTTGCCTCAACACGATCCGCAATTATTCAAGCATACGGGATACCGGGCGACCCAGGTCGCAGTCATGATACTTGTCAGGTACTAATGAGTTTAGGCGCCACTCAAATTCAAGGTGCCGAAATGGTGGGCTTCTTGGCCCGCTTAATGGACTCACAAGATTGGGAATCACTACAATACTGGGCGCTGATGACTGAAAACCCATCTGATACGAATACCCAGAAAAAACCACCACTGATAGTCAGCGATATGGCAAATTTTTCGTTACCACGCGTTGGTTGGGAAAGCGAACAAGAAACCTTACATGCATTAAGAGTGGCACGTGCCCTTGTTGAAGTACGGACACCGCAGAATTCAGTTCAAACAAACTATCGTGATGGCTTGCGTTTAATGCATGATACAGTTGCAGTCGTGCGTGATGAAATCTACTCACAACTTGTCGGCAACAATAGCGCAGGTGACTACCTGGGTAACTGGGGAGTTGGCGCCAGTTTAAGGGATGCTGCAAAAATTATTAAATCTAAAGCTGGGTCACCGCGTGCTAATCAAGACACACTCATTCTACTTGGACAAGGCGGCCATGATACGCATAGTGATCAAATTCAATCCCTACCTGATAATATTGGCTTCCTGGCGCACAATCTTGCGGTTTTCTATCGCGATCTAGAACTGATCGGGGCACTGAATGATACAGTAATCGTTCTCTATTCAGAGTTTGGACGCACTTGCTACGAGAATGGCACTCCAAACACACAAACTGTGGGGACCGACCATGGACACGGTAGCAACACGATTGTGCTGGGTGGACCAGTGCGATCAGGAGTTTACGGCGATGCCCCCAGTAGTCAGGAACTGACAGATTCGAACTATAACGCACTTCGCCCGAAAATAGATTTTCGTGATGTCTTTTCTGAAATCTTTGCCTGGATGGGTATCGATGCTAGACGGGTCTTCGACGACCCGAATTTTAATCCCTCGAGAATTGGTTTTTTAGTCTGATCTGATGTGTCTAGATCTGTTGGAATCCTAGAAAAACTGCTTGAATTTATTCGATAATAGTCCGAGAATCTATTAAGGATTTTTCGCAACGCGATTCGTCGCAAGGCATCTACTCTCTATAATATATGAAGCAGAGATAGCTGTTCTTCGGATAAGACAATATAG
This window contains:
- a CDS encoding DUF1800 family protein — translated: MQAILSQLYSKFGILLLTLLLSSNLASATPSPIAITEQNLTQFRLIRDLAPFYTCFDESLSLSTLGSINSLPLSAGKVWKIVSISSLEKKKRELEKKLKKYNKNKRRNKKKIKSTKKDIANIKTQLASAKLYINQCTRSSGPEFSGDPNNIAPYHEILTANEVDHLLRKAAFGGTAELRQIGLNQGLTPLVNALVDGVMSTAEREALQNQLAFWVAQGWYYDEGDPEYANIRIWTTHAAQWGQIYAAVYSREPLRELMTLILSAHFAVNLDRVDFSYSRYGHLGIEKYWSVIRNQSLGNFRELAWAMFYDPAMNVWLDNKDNHAGNPNQNFARELLELFILGAIDPVSKLPNYDERSIVPATAFVSGFYEDIAFDPLYGKMVMGINYENLIHDQSIYEIFPGVAGAWANQSFTPRGFLDHVLFNHPGSKRYIAERIAGQLLYPGLPETVVGPLSETLKNSNYDLKALLKQTLKSSAMFSTAAKDPCITSPLIQFISLARRLYPQQLAQTGENLDKSRWLLQGLVEMAGQAGQYLFEPPSVFAWKGSCNINRAGSISRGEGWISSQKVLNRSRACGEMIDSLNWYDADLRQTLGLTLNMSPLEVVRKVATTVYGISLLPQEEAQLTRYLTIWVNDQGQEEPLDLMLDEEWYIRSKIARLVCLLGELKESNLR
- a CDS encoding DUF1501 domain-containing protein — protein: MAAYKTLQKNLPMLSRRSFLQASSALTLGAALCPRLLLAQSNGGGTGKNVIVINLYGGIDGVGAFPFYEGQNANLLRDVLRPTLHTPLDQIIPHVGQNGLANKIGFHPAWQELTNVASTRSAIIQAYGIPGDPGRSHDTCQVLMSLGATQIQGAEMVGFLARLMDSQDWESLQYWALMTENPSDTNTQKKPPLIVSDMANFSLPRVGWESEQETLHALRVARALVEVRTPQNSVQTNYRDGLRLMHDTVAVVRDEIYSQLVGNNSAGDYLGNWGVGASLRDAAKIIKSKAGSPRANQDTLILLGQGGHDTHSDQIQSLPDNIGFLAHNLAVFYRDLELIGALNDTVIVLYSEFGRTCYENGTPNTQTVGTDHGHGSNTIVLGGPVRSGVYGDAPSSQELTDSNYNALRPKIDFRDVFSEIFAWMGIDARRVFDDPNFNPSRIGFLV